The window AGATGGAAACGCAGGGAAAGCCGGTGCATGTGCACGAAGGTCTTGTAGGCGAGCTGGCGCACCGCATGCTGGCCGACGCTGGCAAACAGCGAATCGCGCAGCTGATTGAGGCCGACCTGGATCAGCCGCGTCAGATTATAGGCAATGACCAGCGCGACCGCGCCGAGCAGGAAGGCCGGGACCAGTCCCGCCATGTCGAGCTTGCCATTCAGCGCATCCGTCGCCCATTTGAAGAAATAGGGAACGGCAATCAGCACCAGCTTGGCGACAACAAGGAATATCGTCGCCCACACCACCCGCATCTTCAGGTCCCAGCGGCCCTCCGGCCACATATAGGGCCAGAGATTGATCAGCGTCTGGGTCGGGTTGCTGGAATCCGCCGAAATGGTTTTTTTCTTCGTGGCCATCATTCTCTCCGGTCACTGCCGGAAGCCGACAGCAGGACGGCGGCTTTGGTCAAGCCGCCGCGCGTGTCACAGATAGGATCGTCGCGGGTTCACCGCAACGATTCAAATGCTCAGGAGCCGCCTTTCAGCCGCTTGCGGTGAAGTTCCTCAGCATTCGGCAGGGCCTCTTTCGGCACGCCGAAAATCTGGCCGGGCTCGATCAGGTCAGGGTTTTTGATCTGGTCCTCATTGGCGAGGTAGATCGTGGTGTAACGCACGCCCTGTCCATAAACGCGGCGGGAAATCTGCCACAGCGTGTCGCCACGGCGGATGATGACGCTGTTCTGGCTTTCGGCGAGCGGCGCCTGTTCGAAGGTCTGCGGACCGGCAGGTGCCTGCGGCGCGGGAGCGGGCGGCGCCGTAATGTGGAGTTCGGCGAGGCGGCTTGCGAGCGAAGCAATGCCCTTGCCGATTGCCGCCACGTCGTTCGGCCATGCCTCGACGGATGTCAGCAGCTGGCGGGCCTTGGCGGCGATGTCGCCCGCAAAGGCGGTGAAGGCCGGTTCGGTGGCTGCGGCAGTACGGAACTCGGAGAGCGACTTCAGGCCAATCACCACGGCGGAGCGGCCGGCAATCGCCTGGTCGAGTGCAGGCGTGGCCTGATCCTTGTAGAGATTGGAGAGAATGCCGAAAGCCTTCGCAACATCCGTGCGCAGCTTTTCGAAGGCAGCGCGGTCGCTTGCCGTGCTCTGGTTCTCAACGGGTGCAGCGGTCGCCGTGGCGGCGGAAGGCGCCTGCATGGCGACGGTCGCCTGATCGGTCTGCGGGCGCTCGAAGGGAACGCGCACGCGCACCTTCACCGTGCCGTCGGCATTCAGCTCTTCGACGGTGATGATATGGCTGCCAACGGTCAGTTCGACATTACCCTCGATGACGAAATGGCCGGAGGCCTCCGCCGTGGTCTTGCCGATTTCCTTGTCATCGACCAGCGCGCGCACCGTCGAGGCAGCAGGCGCGGAACCGGCAACGAAAATCTTCGATCCCTCGAATTCAACGGCGCTGACCTGAACGGTCGATGTCAGCGGCGCAGCGGCCGGAGCCGTGGCGCCGGCGGCAGGGGCGGGCGTGTTGCTGGCGCCTGTTTCGGAGGTGGCCGCAGGCTGCTGCGATTGCGCGGCTTGCTGGGGCTGAAGGGCTGGAGGTGCGGCCTCCGGCATTGCCAGCACGCGGCTTGCCTTGCCGGGTTTGGAAACCATGGCCAGAAGTTCGCCTGCCTTGTTCTCGGGCACGGAAACGGTTGCGACTTCTTCCGATTGCGTCGCCTTGCCGCTCGCGTCGGTCGAGCGCAGCACCAGCTCATGATCGCCGGGGGGCAGGGGATTGTCGAAAACGGCGGCGAAATCACCGGTGCCGTCGATCGTCGTCTGCGCGATCACCTTGCCGTTGCTGAGAATTTCGAGCTTCGCGCCGGGCTGTGCCTTGCCCGCGACAACGGCTGAGCCATCCGGCTCGACGCGCAGCACATCGAAAGTCGGCGCGCCGGGCGTGGCCTGGGCGGCATCGCCGGGTGCGGGGGCCGCTGCGGGCTGGGCCGGCTGGGCTGCGCCATCATCGGTGCCGGTAAAAACGCCTGCCAGGCGACGCACCTGTGCTGCCGCCGCCGCCGCGCTGTCGGGCAGGCCGCGCAGGAAGGCCGTGGTGCGTTCGGCCGCCGAACGGGCCGTGGTGATCAGCCGCGACGTGGTTTCATCCAGCGTTTCAGGAATTTCGATGTTGGTCAGTTCTTTGAGCGATGCCTCGACCTTCTTGCGCGCTGTCGCGAAATCGGCGTCGGAAGGAACCTTGCTATCGGCGAAAAGTGTAGTCAGATCCTTGATCGACTGGGTCGCGGAAGCGGCGAGACGCCCGACCTTGTCGGCAATATTGGCGGTCTCCTGGGCGGCGTCGGACAGAATGTCTCCGGCCTTGTCGCTGCCCATTTCGACGCTGTTCTTCACGGCATTGCCCGCCTCGTTGATGGCGTCGCCGATCGGTTTGCCGTCATTGGAAATCCTCGGCAGGACGAAAAAGATCATGAGCAGGGACGCAATCCCCAACACGATCAGCGCCAGCAAACCGGCTTTATTGTTTTTCATCCTGGAATCTCCGGGTATTTCAAGCGTTTCACACAAGTTGAGATTGCTAGCGTCTTACCTTGCCCCAGACAAGCGGCGTGTGGGCAAAAGGCCACATTTGCAAGGGATTTCCCAAATTTTCTTGACGCGCCGCATCCTGCATTGTTCCTTCCCCTCATGACGGACAAAAATACAGCGATTCGATCCATCTGCGTTTATTGCGGTTCCCAGCCCGGACGTGATCCGGCTCACATGGAGGCCGGCCGCGCGCTTGGGAAATCCATTGCCGAAAACGGCATTCGCCTCGTTTATGGCGGCGGCACCAAGGGCATCATGGGTGCGGTTGCCAGCGGCGTTCTTTCCAATGGCGGCGAAGTAACCGGCATCATACCGGAGTTTCTGGTCGATATGGAGGCGACGCGCCAT is drawn from Agrobacterium tumefaciens and contains these coding sequences:
- a CDS encoding LysM peptidoglycan-binding domain-containing protein, which produces MKNNKAGLLALIVLGIASLLMIFFVLPRISNDGKPIGDAINEAGNAVKNSVEMGSDKAGDILSDAAQETANIADKVGRLAASATQSIKDLTTLFADSKVPSDADFATARKKVEASLKELTNIEIPETLDETTSRLITTARSAAERTTAFLRGLPDSAAAAAAQVRRLAGVFTGTDDGAAQPAQPAAAPAPGDAAQATPGAPTFDVLRVEPDGSAVVAGKAQPGAKLEILSNGKVIAQTTIDGTGDFAAVFDNPLPPGDHELVLRSTDASGKATQSEEVATVSVPENKAGELLAMVSKPGKASRVLAMPEAAPPALQPQQAAQSQQPAATSETGASNTPAPAAGATAPAAAPLTSTVQVSAVEFEGSKIFVAGSAPAASTVRALVDDKEIGKTTAEASGHFVIEGNVELTVGSHIITVEELNADGTVKVRVRVPFERPQTDQATVAMQAPSAATATAAPVENQSTASDRAAFEKLRTDVAKAFGILSNLYKDQATPALDQAIAGRSAVVIGLKSLSEFRTAAATEPAFTAFAGDIAAKARQLLTSVEAWPNDVAAIGKGIASLASRLAELHITAPPAPAPQAPAGPQTFEQAPLAESQNSVIIRRGDTLWQISRRVYGQGVRYTTIYLANEDQIKNPDLIEPGQIFGVPKEALPNAEELHRKRLKGGS